Proteins encoded in a region of the Canis lupus dingo isolate Sandy chromosome 17, ASM325472v2, whole genome shotgun sequence genome:
- the C17H2orf78 gene encoding uncharacterized protein C2orf78 homolog isoform X2 yields the protein MGSAYLYQHSGTTTLSGVTGQSQSSTSAASYPGIFRWDVMGSTKKKSSLVRDLTVTIINQDTSVSSMSMAAQYDKTSEANNMVPLYPSLSASLVQGTPSQIPNQGHSLSLPYQEGSQVYYYNQGTLGPLLSGELGPCLQSYGSVSYTGSRASAPQPEMVMVLKEVQPTNVLPPASDSGIYYSVSAQPITETSFQVMETSLGMETSLGLQPPSQAFCLPQTPEFPKSCSSRNIQMLESNPPPELGDISMIAPVQSSSNVLVLPPAPSQKQTENKNLDDIKTKLSKPLDAYQIPIENQDPPLLPLEIPDIHHLLASIDPPGQEEQPGSEDTDLGKNGPSLENQGILENGIESSGGFADVATLVRDIHLPQLFNSLKDLDKSKGAKAIKAKDTRVIKLNQVQEKSSVIKAPSDQVRKNKHKATEPINGAPKAKIQAKNSECLLGGDVVICDAVDSDRAPVNTAKHSNSKSQKAASSRTSKAKSHGQEKTKRTRENNPKKAEESKQSGNKIKAEEKPTIPKMKRKKNQPELSQETFKKPRSCLGMHMLESVQVFHALGKKSDKKTGLSSSRALVSSSNPKDARPSPAIKPWLNTTREGKGPEKNQIKAQKPDRGADEECSSPSQYELPPPGKVKLVPLPFPIFEKPRPRPVPRRPQSLASHRSAAAHPARPGSTSSAQPAAANLSRPTPASLTGPARPARPISTNPTRPISTNPTRPGLTNPIRPSVPQSAVSRPAPYKTSSSTSLQREPIPTAVTKLQSPPKPQNQFLLEDFSLQPIPWRKPNVPEPVMSKPITEEQRPEREAMKRQAQLERENAAKYTSLGKMQFFIEREKEMEISQYYGYAI from the exons ATGGGTAGTGCCTACCTCTACCAACATTCCGGTACAACTACGTTGTCTGGAGTTACTGGGCAGAGCCAGAGCTCCACATCAGCTGCTTCCTATCCTGGTATTTTTCGGTGGGATGTCATGGGAAGCACTAAAAAGAAGTCATCTTTAGTCAGAGACctcactgtgactatcattaaCCAGGACACAAGTGTTTCTTCCATGTCTATGGCAGCCCAGTATGACAAAACTTCAGAGGCCAATAACATGGTTCCTCTGTATCCATCACTTTCTGCCAGCCTTGTTCAGGGAACACCATCTCAGATTCCAAATCAGGGACACAGCCTATCACTTCCCTATCAGGAAGGAAGCCAGGTATACTACTATAATCAAGGCACACTGGGGCCTCTACTGTCTGGAGAACTTGGCCCCTGTCTGCAATCCTATGGCTCTGTGTCCTACACGGGAAGTAGGGCCTCTGCCCCTCAACCAGAAATGGTGATGGTACTCAAGGAGGTTCAGCCCACAAATGTTCTACCACCAGCCTCTGATTCTGGAATATACTACTCTGTGTCAGCTCAACCCATCACAGAAACAAGTTTTCAAG TGATGGAGACCTCCCTCGGGATGGAGACGTCCCTAGGATTGCAACCTCCAAGTCAGGCATTTTGTCTGCCACAAACTCCAGAATTCCCCAAGTCCTGCAGTAGCAGAAATATCCAGATGCTTGAAAGTAACCCACCACCTGAACTTGGAGACATCTCTATGATAGCTCCAGTCCAAAGTTCTAGTAATGTCCTGGTACTGCCTCCAGCTCCCAGCCAGAAACAAACAGAGAATAAGAATTTGGATGATATTAAAACCAAGCTTTCAAAGCCTCTGGATGCCTACCAGATCCCGATAGAAAACCAAGATCCTCCACTACTTCCTTTAGAAATTCCTGATATTCACCACCTCTTGGCCTCCATTGACCCTCCTGGTCAGGAGGAACAGCCTGGTTCTGAAGACACCGATCTGGGAAAAAATGGCCCGAGTCTTGAGAACCAAGGGATCCTTGAAAATGGGATTGAATCTAGTGGTGGTTTTGCAGATGTAGCTACACTGGTGAGGGACATTCATCTTCCCCAGCTCTTTAATTCCTTGAAAGACCTTGATAAATCCAAAGGTGCCAAGGCGATCAAAGCCAAAGATACCAGAGTCATCAAGTTGAACCAGGTGCAAGAAAAGTCAAGTGTCATAAAGGCTCCCTCTGATCAAGTCAGGAAGAACAAACATAAAGCCACCGAGCCTATCAATGGTGCTCCCAAGGCCAAAATCCAGGCAAAAAACTCAGAGTGCCTGTTAGGGGGAGATGTGGTTATTTGCGATGCTGTAGACAGTGACAGGGCTCCAGTGAACACGGCCAAGCATTCCAACAGCAAATCTCAGAAAGCTGCATCCAGCAGGACCAGTAAAGCTAAGAGCCATGGGCAGGAAAAGACCAAAAGGACCAGAGAAAACAACCCCAAGAAAGCTGAAGAAAGTAAGCAGTCAGGGAACAAAATCAAGGCAGAAGAGAAGCCAACCATTCCCAAGATGAAGCGGAAGAAAAATCAACCCGAGCTTAGTCAAGAGACCTTTAAGAAGCCTCGAAGCTGTCTAGGCATGCACATGTTGGAGTCTGTGCAGGTTTTTCATGCACTGGGGAAGAAGAGTGATAAGAAAACTGGACTGTCTTCCTCCCGGGCCCTGGTAAGCTCCAGCAACCCAAAAGATGCCCGGCCATCCCCAGCTATCAAACCATGGCTTAATACTACACGTGAAGGTAAAGGTCctgagaaaaatcaaatcaaagcCCAGAAACCAGACAGGGGTGCTGACGAAGAGTGTTCATCTCCATCCCAGTATGAGCTGCCACCCCCTGGGAAGGTCAAGTTGGTGCCTTTGCCTTTTCCAATCTTCGAGAAGCCTCGACCTCGACCTGTTCCACGGAGGCCACAGTCTCTGGCCTCACATCGTTCTGCTGCGGCTCACCCTGCCAGGCCTGGTTCTACCAGCTCAGCTCAACCTGCTGCAGCCAACCTATCCCGGCCGACTCCTGCCTCCTTGACAGGTCCTGCCAGGCCTGCTCGGCCAATTTCAACCAATCCCACACGGCCAATTTCAACCAATCCCACACGACCAGGTTTGACCAACCCTATCCGGCCTAGTGTCCCGCAATCTGCTGTCTCTAGGCCTGCACCCTACAAAACATCATCTTCCACTTCTCTCCAGCGGGAGCCCATTCCCACTGCTGTGACCAAGCTCCAGTCTCCACCCAAACCTCAAAACCAATTTCTACTCGAAGACTTCAGCTTGCAACCAATTCCATGGAGGAAACCCAATGTTCCTGAGCCAGTGATGTCAAAGCCCATCACAGAAGAGCAGAGGCCAGAGCGGGAGGCCATGAAGAGGCAGGCGCAGCTAGAGCGCGAGAATGCTGCCAAATACACTTCTTTGGGGAAAATGCAATTTTTCattgagagggaaaaagaaatggaaatttctcaATACTATGGCTATGCAATATAA
- the C17H2orf78 gene encoding uncharacterized protein C2orf78 homolog isoform X1, whose translation MQSLVSAAPIPSSIGSLPLVSAVDVSSSLTMSENFQNPSLLGTPNSLQLSLPVVSNTASLTGSVCSFSRVSAPAVSSAWLLPSASGCSFQPLMGSAYLYQHSGTTTLSGVTGQSQSSTSAASYPGIFRWDVMGSTKKKSSLVRDLTVTIINQDTSVSSMSMAAQYDKTSEANNMVPLYPSLSASLVQGTPSQIPNQGHSLSLPYQEGSQVYYYNQGTLGPLLSGELGPCLQSYGSVSYTGSRASAPQPEMVMVLKEVQPTNVLPPASDSGIYYSVSAQPITETSFQVMETSLGMETSLGLQPPSQAFCLPQTPEFPKSCSSRNIQMLESNPPPELGDISMIAPVQSSSNVLVLPPAPSQKQTENKNLDDIKTKLSKPLDAYQIPIENQDPPLLPLEIPDIHHLLASIDPPGQEEQPGSEDTDLGKNGPSLENQGILENGIESSGGFADVATLVRDIHLPQLFNSLKDLDKSKGAKAIKAKDTRVIKLNQVQEKSSVIKAPSDQVRKNKHKATEPINGAPKAKIQAKNSECLLGGDVVICDAVDSDRAPVNTAKHSNSKSQKAASSRTSKAKSHGQEKTKRTRENNPKKAEESKQSGNKIKAEEKPTIPKMKRKKNQPELSQETFKKPRSCLGMHMLESVQVFHALGKKSDKKTGLSSSRALVSSSNPKDARPSPAIKPWLNTTREGKGPEKNQIKAQKPDRGADEECSSPSQYELPPPGKVKLVPLPFPIFEKPRPRPVPRRPQSLASHRSAAAHPARPGSTSSAQPAAANLSRPTPASLTGPARPARPISTNPTRPISTNPTRPGLTNPIRPSVPQSAVSRPAPYKTSSSTSLQREPIPTAVTKLQSPPKPQNQFLLEDFSLQPIPWRKPNVPEPVMSKPITEEQRPEREAMKRQAQLERENAAKYTSLGKMQFFIEREKEMEISQYYGYAI comes from the exons ATGCAGTCTTTGGTTTCAGCTGCTCCAATACCCTCTAGTATCGGCTCCTTGCCCCTTGTATCTGCAGTGGATGTTTCTTCTTCTCTAACCATGTCCG aaaatttccaaaatccATCTTTACTTGGAACTCCAAACTCTCTGCAGCTGTCTCTCCCTGTGGTGAGCAATACAGCTTCCCTAACAGGAAGTGTCTGCAGCTTCTCCAGAGTGTCTGCTCCAGCTGTCAGTTCGGCATGGCTACTGCCATCAGCTTCTGGTTGTTCTTTCCAGCCACTCATGGGTAGTGCCTACCTCTACCAACATTCCGGTACAACTACGTTGTCTGGAGTTACTGGGCAGAGCCAGAGCTCCACATCAGCTGCTTCCTATCCTGGTATTTTTCGGTGGGATGTCATGGGAAGCACTAAAAAGAAGTCATCTTTAGTCAGAGACctcactgtgactatcattaaCCAGGACACAAGTGTTTCTTCCATGTCTATGGCAGCCCAGTATGACAAAACTTCAGAGGCCAATAACATGGTTCCTCTGTATCCATCACTTTCTGCCAGCCTTGTTCAGGGAACACCATCTCAGATTCCAAATCAGGGACACAGCCTATCACTTCCCTATCAGGAAGGAAGCCAGGTATACTACTATAATCAAGGCACACTGGGGCCTCTACTGTCTGGAGAACTTGGCCCCTGTCTGCAATCCTATGGCTCTGTGTCCTACACGGGAAGTAGGGCCTCTGCCCCTCAACCAGAAATGGTGATGGTACTCAAGGAGGTTCAGCCCACAAATGTTCTACCACCAGCCTCTGATTCTGGAATATACTACTCTGTGTCAGCTCAACCCATCACAGAAACAAGTTTTCAAG TGATGGAGACCTCCCTCGGGATGGAGACGTCCCTAGGATTGCAACCTCCAAGTCAGGCATTTTGTCTGCCACAAACTCCAGAATTCCCCAAGTCCTGCAGTAGCAGAAATATCCAGATGCTTGAAAGTAACCCACCACCTGAACTTGGAGACATCTCTATGATAGCTCCAGTCCAAAGTTCTAGTAATGTCCTGGTACTGCCTCCAGCTCCCAGCCAGAAACAAACAGAGAATAAGAATTTGGATGATATTAAAACCAAGCTTTCAAAGCCTCTGGATGCCTACCAGATCCCGATAGAAAACCAAGATCCTCCACTACTTCCTTTAGAAATTCCTGATATTCACCACCTCTTGGCCTCCATTGACCCTCCTGGTCAGGAGGAACAGCCTGGTTCTGAAGACACCGATCTGGGAAAAAATGGCCCGAGTCTTGAGAACCAAGGGATCCTTGAAAATGGGATTGAATCTAGTGGTGGTTTTGCAGATGTAGCTACACTGGTGAGGGACATTCATCTTCCCCAGCTCTTTAATTCCTTGAAAGACCTTGATAAATCCAAAGGTGCCAAGGCGATCAAAGCCAAAGATACCAGAGTCATCAAGTTGAACCAGGTGCAAGAAAAGTCAAGTGTCATAAAGGCTCCCTCTGATCAAGTCAGGAAGAACAAACATAAAGCCACCGAGCCTATCAATGGTGCTCCCAAGGCCAAAATCCAGGCAAAAAACTCAGAGTGCCTGTTAGGGGGAGATGTGGTTATTTGCGATGCTGTAGACAGTGACAGGGCTCCAGTGAACACGGCCAAGCATTCCAACAGCAAATCTCAGAAAGCTGCATCCAGCAGGACCAGTAAAGCTAAGAGCCATGGGCAGGAAAAGACCAAAAGGACCAGAGAAAACAACCCCAAGAAAGCTGAAGAAAGTAAGCAGTCAGGGAACAAAATCAAGGCAGAAGAGAAGCCAACCATTCCCAAGATGAAGCGGAAGAAAAATCAACCCGAGCTTAGTCAAGAGACCTTTAAGAAGCCTCGAAGCTGTCTAGGCATGCACATGTTGGAGTCTGTGCAGGTTTTTCATGCACTGGGGAAGAAGAGTGATAAGAAAACTGGACTGTCTTCCTCCCGGGCCCTGGTAAGCTCCAGCAACCCAAAAGATGCCCGGCCATCCCCAGCTATCAAACCATGGCTTAATACTACACGTGAAGGTAAAGGTCctgagaaaaatcaaatcaaagcCCAGAAACCAGACAGGGGTGCTGACGAAGAGTGTTCATCTCCATCCCAGTATGAGCTGCCACCCCCTGGGAAGGTCAAGTTGGTGCCTTTGCCTTTTCCAATCTTCGAGAAGCCTCGACCTCGACCTGTTCCACGGAGGCCACAGTCTCTGGCCTCACATCGTTCTGCTGCGGCTCACCCTGCCAGGCCTGGTTCTACCAGCTCAGCTCAACCTGCTGCAGCCAACCTATCCCGGCCGACTCCTGCCTCCTTGACAGGTCCTGCCAGGCCTGCTCGGCCAATTTCAACCAATCCCACACGGCCAATTTCAACCAATCCCACACGACCAGGTTTGACCAACCCTATCCGGCCTAGTGTCCCGCAATCTGCTGTCTCTAGGCCTGCACCCTACAAAACATCATCTTCCACTTCTCTCCAGCGGGAGCCCATTCCCACTGCTGTGACCAAGCTCCAGTCTCCACCCAAACCTCAAAACCAATTTCTACTCGAAGACTTCAGCTTGCAACCAATTCCATGGAGGAAACCCAATGTTCCTGAGCCAGTGATGTCAAAGCCCATCACAGAAGAGCAGAGGCCAGAGCGGGAGGCCATGAAGAGGCAGGCGCAGCTAGAGCGCGAGAATGCTGCCAAATACACTTCTTTGGGGAAAATGCAATTTTTCattgagagggaaaaagaaatggaaatttctcaATACTATGGCTATGCAATATAA